AGTCCGACTTCGACCACGTCAATGGCGTGATCTCGACCGTCTCGGGCTATATCGGCGGCACGAACGACAACCCGACCTATCAGGACCACACCGCCGCCAATCATCGCGAGGCGGTGCGCATCGAGTACGATCCCGCAAAGGTGAGCTACGAGCAGCTCCTGACGGCGTTTTTCCGCTCGGTCGATCCGACCGACGATGGCGGCCAGTTCTGCGATCGCGGGCACAGCTACACGACGGCGGTCTACGCGGTGGGTGATACGCAGCTCGCCGAGGCGAAGAAGGCCAAGGCCGAGGCCCAGGCAGCACTCGGCACGACCGTGGTGACCGAGGTGGTCGCCGCGCCGACCTTCTGGCCGGCGGAGGACTACCACCAGGATTATTACGAGAAGAACCCGCTGCGCTACAAATACTACCGCAGCGCCTGTGGTCGTGACGACCGCATCA
This portion of the Mesorhizobium sp. CAU 1732 genome encodes:
- the msrA gene encoding peptide-methionine (S)-S-oxide reductase MsrA, which produces MIGKLSAALVFGLALGGATAQAAEPEVAIFAGGCFWCVESDFDHVNGVISTVSGYIGGTNDNPTYQDHTAANHREAVRIEYDPAKVSYEQLLTAFFRSVDPTDDGGQFCDRGHSYTTAVYAVGDTQLAEAKKAKAEAQAALGTTVVTEVVAAPTFWPAEDYHQDYYEKNPLRYKYYRSACGRDDRIRDVWGAAAMQGIKGS